Sequence from the Chloroflexota bacterium genome:
CGAGGGCTGCTCCGGCTTCGTAGACGAGCAGGCCGAGTCCGGCAAACAGGGCCGCCTGGGCGGTGAGCAGCGCGGACCACGGCAGCGCGGCGTCGAGGCGACCATCGAGGACCGCGGCCGTCCCCTGGGCGGCGGCGAGCAGGGTCGGCGCGAGGAGCGGCAGGAGGGTCACCGGCAAGAGGAGGATCCGCTGGCTGTTGGCCCCGACGACCCCGGTCACGAGGCCCACGGTGCCGGCGAGCGCGAGGCAGGCGAGCCCGGCCAGCGGGACGAGCGCGACCGACGCAGGCGCCAGCTCCACGTTGAGGAGCACGACCGCCGCGCCAAGGAGCGTGA
This genomic interval carries:
- a CDS encoding heme exporter protein CcmB codes for the protein MLADILALVAKDLRIELRTPASIAGALTLGLIGLVVTGLAAGPDTARLRTIAPGLAWLSIVYAAITVGERLDRIDRTDDAFSVLWLSVTDRRAIFAAKVVALTTVLWTITLTLLGAAVVLLNVELAPASVALVPLAGLACLALAGTVGLVTGVVGANSQRILLLPVTLLPLLAPTLLAAAQGTAAVLDGRLDAALPWSALLTAQAALFAGLGLLVYEAGAALE